The Halobacterium hubeiense genome contains the following window.
GAACAGGGCTTCAGCGAGCTTTGCTCCCAGCGCGTTCCAATTGAGCGACCCCTGCATGTAGAACGCCGAGAGGAATCCCTCAAACCCGCCGTAGAAGAAAAACGAGAGGATGGTGACGAACGCGTAGGCGGCCGCCACGAGGTAGAGCTCGCGCCGCCAGTACCGTGTCAGGTATAGTCCGACGCCGCCCAAGAAGCCGAGACCGTTGAGCGCGAACAGGATGCCCAGCGTCTGACTGAAGCCGTAGAACTGTGGCGCCAACAGCAGGTGGATAATGCCGGTGATGACCGCGAGGTCGTTGGCGAGATAGCCAATGAGGCTGTCTGGGAGGCTGATGAGGTCGCTACTGCGCCCCGTCGTATTGGTACCGAGATCTGACATATTCCCCACTACTGAACACACCGCAATAGCTTTGGGGGGTAACCCGTGAGCAAGGGCGAGTACGGTTGCCTCAGACCGCCGACGACAGCTATCTTTCCCGAGGAGCGAATCCCGCCGTTTACGACTCTTCGACGGCCAAGAGTCGGTCTTCAATATAGTCATCGAGCTCTGTACGGACGGTTCGATGCCTATCCACTGTAATCCGGTCAAATATTTCCCCACTAACCAGTGCGAGGATGAAATCTGCAACGGAATCAGGGTCAACCTCTCTGAAATCACCGGACTCGATGCCAGCCACGATGATCTCTCGCACCGACTCCCGGAAACCCATTTGTGACCGATTAAAACATTCTCGGTAGTCCTCATTGTGGATTGCTCGTGTTCGTAATTCGACCAGCACCTTCTCGTAGTCGCGTTTTTGGTGTTCATCACCGGTCGGGAGAATGTTGTCAAGCAGTGCTCGAAGTCGTGTTTCCGGATCTACATCGTCAGCGATGGGTAGTCTGCCCTTCTGAACGCGTTCAAGCAGGTACTTAAGAAGCTCAAGGAGTATCTCGTCTTTCCCGTCATAGTGGTAGAAAATCAGGCCTTCCGACTTGGCGAACCGCTGGCTCACCTGATTAATTGTGAGGTCACTGTACCCGTGTTCAGCCAGCGCATCAAATGTCGCCTCCATGATGGCTGCCCGAGTGTCGTCAGGGTCCTCCGGGAAGAGCGGGTTATTCGCCATACTTTGTATTGTCCTTGCTCATAGTTAGCCGTTGCTTCCCAATCAAAGGGGTTGTCTTGGTCCAACCTCACCCACGGAGGAATCCCCCCTTCAGGGTGGGAGGAAGCCAAGTCGTTGAAATTGGGGCAGCGCGCCTGGGTTCGCTGTGTTTCTTCCTGGCGGTCGGTTCGGTGTTCTGTATCTCTGCTCCGTTGATTCCGGTAGGGTAATATACCCGGGGCAAAAACTGAGTGAGCACTCAGTCAAATATGGCTGCTCGGACGGAAACCGGCCACCCAGGGAACCAGGTCGTCGATGACCTCCAGCCATTTCGCGCAGCACAGAACCGAGCAACCGTAGCAGAACGTAACTCATGACTCAGAAAACGCCAGAACACACGCACAACTCGAAGGTATTGCACCTCCTCATACTATCCGTCCTGATAACCGGGTCAGTGGTCGGCGGTGTCGCCGTTACAGCGACGGCTCAAGCCGGCTCTTCTGGCCAAGTAATTGGCGCCCCAGATATCTCGTTTGCGACCGGTTCGGGCACGTTTTCGGCCGGGACCACCGGTGAACTAACGGTCTCGATCGTTAACCGTGGCCAGATTCTGAGAGCCGGTCCGTCCCAGTATGAAGACCGGGTCACCACCGCGGAAGCATTAACCTTTGAACCGCAAGATGATGACGTTCCGATCAAGATCCAAACCGAACGAGTGACGGTCGGTAATTTCCCGGTTGGAGGGGCGGAACAACCGATTTCGGTCACTGTGCCGGACGATACTGAACCCGGGACATACGACATTCCGATTACGGCCGAATATACGTACACCCGATTCATCGATTATACCGCCAACGGGGTCGATGAGATAACGGAATCCACGAAAGAGAAAACCGACTCGATAACCATCCATGTCAATGAAAATGCGCAGTTCGAGATCGTCGACTCAAATGCGTCAGCACAAATCGGCGATGAGAACGATATCTCAGTTGCGCTCCGCAACACGGGCTCCGAGATTGCTAGTGGGGCGAGTGTAACGGCTGAGTCCAGAAGCAGCTCGGTAACGTTCGAATCTGCCGATACGTCTTCATCCACCTTCGTTGGCGATTGGGAACCGGGTGAGGTTCGAACCGCTACCTACAACGTTCGACTCGAGTCTGATGCCGTCCTCCGTGGCTATCCGCTTGATTTGACGGTGAACTACGAGGACAGTGACGGGTTCGACCAGACGTCCAACCCACTGACTTCCGTGGTCCAGTCGACTCCGGAACAGTCCTTCGCCGTTACCGATGTCTCGTCGTCGCTCCGTGTTGGCGAAAGTGGGGCGATTACGGGGACGATTGAGAACACCGGCCCCACTCCGGTGGAGAGTGTGGCGGTCCGTCCGAATGAGAACCTCTCGTCGGTCGTCCCGGGTGAGAAATCTGTCGTTGTTGGGTCGCTTGCCCCCAGTGAGTCCACGTCGTTCCGACTTCCGATGGAAGTCACCAGCGAGGGTGAACCAGGCGAGAAATTGATCGGGCTTGACGTGCAGTACCGGGACAGCGACGGCGATCAGCGAACGTACAGCAAACACGACATTTCAGCGTCTGTTGGACCGGAGCGGGACGCGTTCAAACTAGCGGCCACGGATCAAACGATTTCTGTGGGGAGTTCGCGGACGCTCGCAGTTGAAGTGACAAACAATCTCGACGAGACCGTGACTGACGTCGATGCACGGCTGTTCGCAGATGACCCACTCGCCACCGGTGACACGGATACCAGCTACATCGAATCACTAGAACCCGGTGAGTCCACGACGCTTGACTTCGACGTGTCGGCTACAGCCGCCGCGACAGCCGGGAACACGTATCCGATTTCCTTTGACTTCCGGTACACGGACCGCCGTGGCGACACCCACCTCTCAGATACGTTCCGGTATCCGCTTAACGCAGCTCAATCGACGAACGGCGGCGGGCCACCGCTCGTCCTTATTGGCGGGGCAGCAGTAATTGTCCTCGGGGGTGCAGCAGTCGTCTATCGGAGGTATAACTGATGGCAGTCGCGGAGGCGGTTGAAGCGGCGATAAAACGCCTTAACAACGGTATCGTAGACCGACCCCGCGCCATAATTATTGCATTCCTGCTTCTGACAGGCG
Protein-coding sequences here:
- a CDS encoding TetR/AcrR family transcriptional regulator — protein: MANNPLFPEDPDDTRAAIMEATFDALAEHGYSDLTINQVSQRFAKSEGLIFYHYDGKDEILLELLKYLLERVQKGRLPIADDVDPETRLRALLDNILPTGDEHQKRDYEKVLVELRTRAIHNEDYRECFNRSQMGFRESVREIIVAGIESGDFREVDPDSVADFILALVSGEIFDRITVDRHRTVRTELDDYIEDRLLAVEES
- a CDS encoding DUF7475 family protein, which codes for MSDLGTNTTGRSSDLISLPDSLIGYLANDLAVITGIIHLLLAPQFYGFSQTLGILFALNGLGFLGGVGLYLTRYWRRELYLVAAAYAFVTILSFFFYGGFEGFLSAFYMQGSLNWNALGAKLAEALFVVCSLALYTTSET
- a CDS encoding COG1361 S-layer family protein; the encoded protein is MTQKTPEHTHNSKVLHLLILSVLITGSVVGGVAVTATAQAGSSGQVIGAPDISFATGSGTFSAGTTGELTVSIVNRGQILRAGPSQYEDRVTTAEALTFEPQDDDVPIKIQTERVTVGNFPVGGAEQPISVTVPDDTEPGTYDIPITAEYTYTRFIDYTANGVDEITESTKEKTDSITIHVNENAQFEIVDSNASAQIGDENDISVALRNTGSEIASGASVTAESRSSSVTFESADTSSSTFVGDWEPGEVRTATYNVRLESDAVLRGYPLDLTVNYEDSDGFDQTSNPLTSVVQSTPEQSFAVTDVSSSLRVGESGAITGTIENTGPTPVESVAVRPNENLSSVVPGEKSVVVGSLAPSESTSFRLPMEVTSEGEPGEKLIGLDVQYRDSDGDQRTYSKHDISASVGPERDAFKLAATDQTISVGSSRTLAVEVTNNLDETVTDVDARLFADDPLATGDTDTSYIESLEPGESTTLDFDVSATAAATAGNTYPISFDFRYTDRRGDTHLSDTFRYPLNAAQSTNGGGPPLVLIGGAAVIVLGGAAVVYRRYN